From the genome of Eriocheir sinensis breed Jianghai 21 chromosome 47, ASM2467909v1, whole genome shotgun sequence, one region includes:
- the LOC126981284 gene encoding uncharacterized protein LOC126981284, translated as MDHAGVKAALARVMSRNSWLPALIQENDDTITRDTIMEQVEARAVSLGVAPALVAKDMLLSRLKTLAQEVVKGHNRCRELELLADTMGHLVERKILAGTEVEENLLQEPLLLSLPLTAIWRMSRARVISLEQVIKSMYEDNLGKKALLVGELLDLLLHQRGSSSTQAASDVLALLVDLVYNGSGSIGQEWQPLAKFAGEVLQALTEGVLDAVLTSKTRHPPHKQETEKGTCKQVAEDHQKSFSEKHKKQKLDDENEASVDSCEAPNMYQLVLENPRVPQEALEGFFSAQLVQTLTHRPNIKLTRVLKEQEAWCSAKANPTLVALMQKLLVGLGHEEALNVLELVLSNEEVNWGCVLTLVATALTCHRATAARLKELIERNIRRGCEELEVEPMVVGFLFARHAGQEGRHLFPSYAQWFSSLFSPEKISPAVQKQSFVFLIRFLTDMVPHEPAHCLRAHLNSQIFTPNGCREILLSYNHLARARLQELKEKLQDNLQAPSSRAKGVEEVEAAVRQFSETGKIPSFVLQASIFQETYFRSFFIPALLAPRHLPEVPDAQAKLIDALHARGKISQTLMRNYTEACQKQAVDLLQGVFMDVEEEEMQLEEPITELKHLLEELVATHHKHPAGDSSLIASEVLPVLSKVSLKMEEMMKGFDAQLKNARHLIFDRRLYDEKLLPSQIVDHIINTLARLLPSPATEENEVEEEKPQFLTQLLSLLSTSGTLQRSLLLLFFHHFSLENLTQEQLRTNGIVLCELSKIEGLFLPVVEATQPNQAPTPLTAYYLRNLPLDTPAALHNVCCILSSWLKWHIMYEGAATSLPKEPLHLYLCLAPRLPLMLNHSEDNEVTTADVYNYMEGIDVPECSRLFYSDDLKGQSYKIPLETWLEFELGATWGDVPVEVRQTFLYSRLLGNVSLTQHFISSTPESHPPLLDRLVAAFVSSFAVLGLKRRNSSELLLLLQNAGQQCKNVGFCLLEAWYLGFKGGTIDSRSTLSYISICRCLSASLFLRGDNLLKLAELMQTLVNVLMSVTDMIQLSLCDTTFLCTSLLSAAAEPNIKNLHIALCLKPIKPAVVFHWDSLRTFFGSHIATIGKHECLKVLWITLSQESPDLLLLGSEEAGVRLLSITLSYSKATCNKAKDIIMSFCGKTSYLKWLLAYLGLRQVKGNIPYLFEEDLKVTELDERVMLWSFRELMKLLGSKTVTEVTGDIFPGKEETCLGFMLVPVACIFVVLCGKEGHFSTEMHDNSCEAKVLEILLLCSNLICQTFDNQNNGEDRQPDSKPSRKSLLSSKRWQPDLDYLSHMHQKLILYLSTTSPSVLAKITKNTIMNCDSEVRATIYSRVASKRT; from the exons ATGGACCACGCTGGAGTGAAGGCGGCCCTGGCCAGGGTGATGTCACGCAACAGTTGGTTGCCGGCGTTGATACAAGAG aATGATGACACAATTACAAGGGACACCATCATGGAGCAGGTGGAGGCCAGAGCAGTGTCCCTGGGTGTGGCCCCAGCACTGGTGGCCAAGGACATGCTACTCTCCCGGCTCAAGACTCTGGCTCAGGAGGTTGTGAAAGGTCACAATCGTTGCAG gGAACTTGAGTTGTTAGCTGATACTATGGGGCACTTGGTGGAGAGGAAGATTCTGGCAGggacggaggtggaggagaacCTTTTGCAGGAGCCTTTGCTTCTTTCCCTGCCACTGACTGCAATTTGGAGGATGAGTCGTGCCAGAGTCATCTCCCTTGAGCAGGTTATTAAGAG CATGTATGAAGACAACCTTGGCAAAAAGGCATTATTGGTGGGTGAGCTGCTGGACCTGCTGCTCCACCAGAGGGGAAGCAGCAGCACTCAGGCAGCCAGTGATGTCCTTGCCTTGTTGGTTGACTTGGTGTACAATGGCAGCGGCAGCATTGGTCAGGAGTGGCAGCCCCTTGCTAAGTTTGCAGGTGAAGTGCTTCAAGCCTTGACGGAAGGAGTGTTAGATGCTGTACTTACTTCCAAGACCCGCCATCCACCCCACAAGCAAGAAACTGAGAAAGGGACATGTAAGCAGGTAGCAGAAGACCACCAGAAGAGTTTTTCAGAGAAGCACAAGAAACAAAAACTGGATGATGAAAATGAAGCGTCAGTTGACAGCTGTGAGGCACCCAACATGTACCAGCTGGTGTTGGAGAACCCCAGGGTGCCCCAGGAGGCCTTGGAGGGCTTCTTTTCTGCTCAGCTTGTCCAGACACTGACTCACAGGCCTAACATCAAGCTGACCAGAGTCTTGAAGGAGCAGGAGGCATGGTGCTCTGCTAAGGCCAACCCTACCCTTGTTGCCCTCATGCAGAAG CTGTTAGTGGGATTAGGGCATGAGGAAGCACTCAATGTCCTGGAGCTGGTCTTGTCTAATGAAGAAGTCAACTGGGGCTGTGTCCTTACCCTAGTGGCCACCGCCCTTACCTGTCATCGTGCTACTGCTGCCAGACTGAAAG AGCTGATAGAAAGGAACATCCGTCGGGGCTGTGAGGAGCTGGAGGTGGAGCCCATGGTGGTGGGCTTCTTGTTTGCGCGCCACGCTGGGCAGGAGGGGCGGCACCTCTTCCCGTCCTATGCTCAGTGGTTCTCGTCACTCTTCTCACCAGAAAAAATAAGTCCGGCAGTCCAGAAACAATCATTTGTTTTTCTG ATAAGGTTCCTGACAGACATGGTCCCCCATGAACCAGCCCACTGCCTGCGTGCTCACCTCAACTCACAAATCTTCACTCCCAATGGCTGCCGTGAG ATCCTTCTGTCCTACAACCATTTGGCCCGAGCAAGACTGCAGGAGTTGAAGGAGAAGCTGCAGGACAACTTGCAGGCGCCATCCTCCAGGGCCAAG ggggtggaggaggtggaggcagcagTGAGGCAGTTCTCTGAGACCGGCAAGATTCCCAGCTTTGTCTTGCAGGCTTCCATATTCCAGGAAACTTATTTCAGGTCCTTCTTCATTCCTGCCCTCCTAGCCCCAAG ACACCTGCCAGAGGTTCCTGATGCCCAGGCCAAGCTGATTGATGCTCTGCATGCCCGAGGGAAGATCAGCCAGACCCTGATGCGGAACTACACAGAGGCATGTCAGAAGCAAGCAGTCGACCTCCTCCAAG GGGTGTTCAtggatgtagaggaggaagaaatgcagCTTGAGGAACCAATCACTGAGCTGAAGCACCTTTTAGAGGAGCTGGTCGCCACACATCACAAGCACCCTGCTGGGGACAGCAGTTTGATTGCCTCTGAAGTGTTGCCGGTGCTCTCCAAAGTGTCCCTCAAGAtggaagagatgatgaagggtTTTGATGCTCAGCTCAAGAATGCCAGGCACCTCATCTTTGACCGACGCCTTTATGATGAGAAGCTTCTCCCCTCGCAG ATCGTAGATCACATAATCAACACCCTGGCAAGGCTGCTGCCTTCACCAGCCACTGAGgagaatgaggtggaggaagagaagcctCAGTTTCTCACGCAactcctttcactcctctccacCAGTGGGACTCTTCAGCGCTCCCTTCTCCTGCTGTTTTTCCACCACTTTTCCCTGGAAAACCTCACACAGGAACAA CTCAGGACAAATGGAATTGTCCTTTGTGAGCTGAGCAAAATTGAGGGACTTTTCCTTCCAGTGGTGGAGGCTACCCAGCCCAACCAGGCTCCCACGCCCCTCACTGCCTACTACCTTCGCAACTTGCCCTTGGACACCCCTGCTGCTTTACATAATGTTTGCTG CATCCTGAGCAGCTGGCTGAAGTGGCACATCATGTATGAGGGTGCTGCCACCTCACTTCCCAAGGAacccctccacctctacctctgcCTTGCCCCAAGACTCCCTCTAATGCTGAACCACAGTG AGGACAATGAAGTGACAACAGCTGATGTGTACAACTACATGGAAGGCATTGATGTGCCTGAGTGCTCTCGTCTCTTCTATTCCGATGACCTCAAGGGGCAAAGCTACAAG ATCCCCCTTGAAACTTGGCTGGAATTTGAGCTGGGAGCCACCTGGGGAGATGTGCCTGTGGAGGTGAGACAGACGTTCCTCTACAGCCGCCTCCTGGGGAATGTGTCTCTCACCCAGCACTTCATCAGCTCCACACCCGAGTCACACCCACCTCTTCTCGACAGACTGGTTGctgctttcgtttcttcttttgctGTGTTGGGCTTGAAGCGG CGTAATTCAAGTgaattgttgctgctgctgcagaATGCTGGTCAGCAATGCAAGAATGTTGGCTTCTGTCTGTTGGAGGCATGGTATTTGGGCTTTAAGGGAGGAACAATAGACAGTAGAAGCACTCTCTCCTATATAAG TATTTGTCGCTGTCTGTCTGCATCACTCTTCTTGAGGGGTGACAATCTCCTGAAACTTGCTGAGCTCATGCAGACTTTAGTAAATGTGCTAATG AGTGTTACGGACATGATCCAACTAAGTCTGTGTGATACCACCTTCCTCTGCACTTCCTTGCTCTCTGCTGCTGCTGAACCCAACATCAAAAACCTTCACATTGCACTGTGCCTCAAGCCCATCAAGCCAGCGGTTGTG TTCCATTGGGATTCACTGAGAACTTTCTTTGGGAGTCACATTGCCACTATTGGGAAACATGAGTGCCTCAAGGTCCTGTGGATTACGTTGTCCCAAGAAAGTCCTGACCTCCTACTTCTGGGCTCTGAAGAAGCAGGAGTCCGTCTTCTCTCCATCACCCTCAGTTACAGTAAAGCTACCTGCAACAAAGCAAAAGATATTATCATGTCTTTTTGTGGGAAAACGTCCTATCTAAAATGGCTGCTGGCTTACCTGGGCTTACGACAGGTGAAAGGAAACATTCCTTACCTTTTTGAGGAAGACCTAAAAGTTACTGAATTGGATGAGAGAGTTATGTTGTGGAGTTTTAGGGAACTTATGAAGCTTTTAGGGAGTAAAACAGTAACTGAGGTCACTGGAGATATATTTCCTGGAAAAGAAGAGACTTGTTTAGGCTTTATGTTAGTCCCTGTGGCTTGTATATTTGTGGTGTTGTGTGGGAAGGAAGGGCACTTCAGCACTGAGATGCATGATAACTCGTGTGAAGCAAAAGTTTTGGAGATTCTCTTGCTATGTAGTAACTTAATTTGCCAAACGTTTGACAACCAGAACAATGGAGAGGATAGACAGCCAGACAGTAAGCCATCAAGGAAAAGCCTTCTGAGCAGTAAAAGATGGCAACCAGACTTGGATTATTTGTCACACATGCATCAGAAACTAATATTGTACCTGTCTACTACTTCTCCCTCTGTCCTTGCTAAGAttacaaaaaatacaataatgaaCTGTGATAGTGAAGTAAGGGCTACTATTTACAGTAGAGTAGCCAGTAAAAGAACATGA